A window from Solea senegalensis isolate Sse05_10M linkage group LG15, IFAPA_SoseM_1, whole genome shotgun sequence encodes these proteins:
- the vsir gene encoding V-type immunoglobulin domain-containing suppressor of T-cell activation, with amino-acid sequence MEEGLHCRSVGIFWLYCVLFSVAAAKGVMSDATITVSAPHLYYTCPEGATVKLVCAQRGTAMHPTDVLKYGWFFTPHSDQQCKEKMGPHHTTSGGHSHGNHSVTQVQFGYSEHNFWVALQNVTRADQGRYCCILLDYQVAHKHGTVIQRQHSHIVLHVTPRRKGSQDCTVWDPIPSGGSVPMALAIAACILALLFLPLILVLVYKQREKAQSSRRAQELVRMDSEAHGHENPVFLGGSPQIHTRTVSQIMTRQSSDTGRHLLSEPGTPLSPPAHGDVFFPIEDTIPESPDLNWG; translated from the exons ATGGAAGAGGGATTACACTGTCGCTCAGTAGGGATATTTTGGCTGTACTGCGTCCTGTTCTCCGTGGCTGCAG CCAAAGGGGTGATGTCCGACGCCACAATTACTGTTTCTGCCCCCCATCTGTACTACACCTGTCCTGAAGGTGCAACTGTCAAACTGGTGTGTGCCCAAAGAGGCACTGCCATGCACCCCACTGATGTCTTGAAGTATGGCTGGTTTTTCACACCCCACAGCGATCAGCAGTGTAAAGAAAAAATGGGCCCACACCACACAACCTCAGGTGGTCATTCCCATGGCAACCACAGTGTGACACAAGTACAATTTGGATATTCAGAGCATAATTTCTGGGTGGCTCTGCAGAACGTGACCCGCGCTGACCAAGGCCGCTACTGCTGTATATTACTGGACTACCAGGTGGCTCATAAACATGGCACCGTGATACAGAGACAGCACAGCCACATTGTTCTCCATGTTACACCAC GGAGAAAGGGATCTCAAGATTGCACTGTCTGGGATCCCATACCATCTGGAG GCTCTGTTCCAATGGCCTTGGCCATAGCAGCTTGCATCTTGGCTCTGCTCTTTCTGCCACTTATTTTGGTGCTTGTGtacaaacaaagggaaaaagCCCAGTCGAGCAGAC GTGCACAAGAGCTGGTGAGGATGGACAG TGAGGCCCATGGTCATGAAAACCCAGTGTTCCTTGGGGGGTCACCACAGATCCACACCCGCACCGTTTCTCAGATCATGACCAGACAGTCCTCAGATACAGGACGCCACCTGTTGTCTGAGCCCGGAAcccctctgtctccccctgcaCACGGGGATGTGTTCTTCCCAATAGAGG aCACCATCCCAGAGTCTCCAGACTTAAACTGGGGTTAA